Below is a window of Myxococcales bacterium DNA.
GAGAGCCGGCGCGTTGGCAGGTATCGTCAGGCCATCGGTACGCGGCGCGACCTGAACCAAGTCGTAGCTGCTGCAAGTCGGCGGAGCGCTCTCGGCCCCGGCGCCCTGCACGGAACCGAACGCGAGAAGGCCGGCGAGGGTCGCGACGCTCGCCCTGGAGAGCTTCTGTGCCACCACCGCCACATCGGCGCGTGGTGCACGCCGCGTGCCAACGCGGGTGGGTCAAGCTGTGCCAGCGCGCGCGCTTCGTGACCCGGCGCAGCCGAGGGGAACGCACCCGGCAGCTCGTGCGCTCGGACCAATGCGGGCGTGCGCGGGAGCGCGAGCGTCGTCGGGCGGTTCAGGGCGGCGGGCCCGCTTCGAGGACTCGGTTGAAGCGAACGGTGTAGTCCCCCCACCACCCGGACGTCATGCTCCCGTCGAGCTGTCCGCCCTGGTGGTCGAGATCGAAATCGACGTCGGGCGCCTCGTCCGACCTGCATCCCGAGGTGGTGCACTTGCAGGCGCTGTATCCCGCGCGGCAGAGGCCGACCTGAGCGCAGAAGACCTTCACCAGCTCCTGGGTCTCAGGATTCTCCAGCACACACCCCGACTGGCTGAACTGGCCCCCCCAACTGGGCAGGCAGCTACAGCCTCCTGCGCTGGCGTACGACGTCTGCAGCGGACACCAATCTCTCCAGAGTTGCCTGCTCGCCAAGGAGAATCGCACACGGGTTCCATCTACCTCTCCCTTTAGAAGGGCGTACTCGAAGCCCTCGTAGGGCTCGAGGGGTGGAGCGTAGGAGCTGATCGGGAAGTCCTCCGGGTAGGCGTTCGACCCGGATGCCGGCGGTGGCGGTGGCGGCCCGCTGCCGAAGACCAGGAATCCGCTGGGCGAGCCTTCGCTGATCACGAGCTCGAGCTGATCGCTCGTCGTCTTCTGATAGTTCTCGATGTAGCCGACCCAAGTCCCTACCAGTGACGGATCCACGGTCGTCTTGGGTCCTCCTCCGCCGACCCCACTGGTCGTCGGATCGGGGATGGCACATGCGGGAACCTTGCTGAACAGCTCCGCCTTGGAGGGAGGCACACCTCCAGACTCGGCGTCCCGCTTCTGTCCGAGCGAGTCCTCGCTGCTGCAAGCGACGAGCACCAGGGCCCAGGTTGCTCCGAACGTCGTCCATCTCGAAGGTTGCATCGTGCCTCCGCGTCTGATTCCCGGTGCTGCGCCGTCTGATCATTCCCCGGCTATCTTGCGAATGCTCTGAGCGTGCGCGCCGCGAGGGTTGCTCTCCAGGTACCTGCGGGCGAGCTCGCGCGCTGCTTCGCTGCGCCCGGCGCGAACCATCGCCTCCAGACGCAGCACGAATGCCTCCGGACGCAACAGGCCGTGCGGGTGCTCCCGCTCGTGGCGGTTCAGATGGCCAAGCGCCTCGCCGGGGTCGCCGCGCACGAGCGCTCGCCGCGCCGCGTCCACCAGCGCCACCTCCGGGCTCAAGCTATCCGGTTTGGCCGCACTCACGTCGATGGGTCGCGTTGGTCTTCGTTGTGGGCTCGAGGGCAGAACCACGGCCCGACTGGGCTCCGGCCGCGGTGGCGAGGCGGTTTCGGCGAACGCGGTCGGCGCAGCTTCGGCCGTTCGGTGCGGGGCGGCGCCCGCGGGCTGCGGGAACTGTCGCGCGTCGGTGTGGGTCGGCCCTTCCTTTGCGCCCGAAATCGGCAGCGCAGAGACCAGAACCACCGCTCCCAGCACTAGACTCCCAGTCGCCCACTTGGCGATCACCGCAAGAGACACGGTCGACGCGCCCTTGACCAAGCCGGTTGCCGCCGTCGTCGTCGATGCGGCGCTCGTGGTCGCGACTGTCGCGACGGCGGTGCCCAGGCCGAGCGACACCAGCGTTCGCCCCATCGCACCTGGAGTCGGCGCGTCGTCTCGCCCTGCGGCGAGCAGGGTTTGCGCCTCTGGATGTCGATCGCCGTCCAGGAGACGCTCGGGTTCCTTCATGGGTCACCTCCAGCCTCGGGTTGGGTCGTCGCGCGTCGAGCCTGCTCGACGAACGCCGCCCGCGCACGCCTGAGACGCGACGCTACCGTTCCAGGCGGCACCTCCAGGATTTCGGCGATCTCAGCCATCGTGAGCTGCTCCAGCTCGTAGAGGACGAAGACGGCGCAGAGGTCGAGATCGAGCAGTGCGAGCACGCGGTAGAAGAGATCCTTCGCGCGTGCGCTGACGATGAGGTCTTCGGGGCTGGGAGCGGCCGAGGCCTGTTGGTCCAATCCGTCGTCCGAGACCTCTCGGCGACGAAGTCGGGTCCGGTGGGCATGGGCTGCGTGATTCAT
It encodes the following:
- a CDS encoding sigma-70 family RNA polymerase sigma factor codes for the protein MSALAADSNEYSAARADQAEEPPRAVERHEQLRALVVQHYEFVWRSLRRFGVPDSDAEDWAQEVFVSLSRRFDEVEPSRVRGFLYRTAMNHAAHAHRTRLRRREVSDDGLDQQASAAPSPEDLIVSARAKDLFYRVLALLDLDLCAVFVLYELEQLTMAEIAEILEVPPGTVASRLRRARAAFVEQARRATTQPEAGGDP